From a single Miscanthus floridulus cultivar M001 chromosome 8, ASM1932011v1, whole genome shotgun sequence genomic region:
- the LOC136473979 gene encoding uncharacterized protein, which produces MPGAPCNVEPAGRRLRWRGLGRRRRRRLPVARLGGNFRAGRGRGILRRLRLHWLTARWLRRAARRLAAIYLAALAGPPAPTGTSSSSTCPPWIGLEPCFATPFVVSTRPCW; this is translated from the coding sequence ATGCCGGGCGCGCCATGCAACGTCGAGCCGGCGGGCCGCCGGTTGCGCTGGCGCGGGctcggccgccgtcgccgccggaggCTCCCGGTCGCCCGGCTCGGCGGCAACTTCAGGGCCGGGCGCGGGCGGGGAATCCTGCGCAGGCTCCGGCTGCACTGGCTCACGGCGCGTTGGCTGCGGCGCGCGGCCCGCAGGCTGGCAGCGATCTACCTGGCGGCGCTCGCGGGCCCGCCGGCTCCGACcggcacgtcgtcgtcgtcgacctgCCCGCCGTGGATCGGCCTGGAGCCATGCTTCGCCACGCCGTTCGTGGTCAGCACCAGGCCGTGCTGGTGA
- the LOC136473980 gene encoding uncharacterized protein: MAPRVVRALLTATALLAPLLLSSQLPPLPSASAASSPSPAPAPAPAPAPHHQHPPKLRRPPRQAASSGNNETHARRPPGHQRGGAARHRPPAPSAWWRRLNFGERFGIALAGVAVAMQAALAAFLLALRARQRRRAAAAGKAEEEQEAAPAVAAAAAASRPAPA; the protein is encoded by the coding sequence ATGGCGCCGCGCGTCGTCCGGGCCCTGCTGACCGCCACCGCCCTCCTCGCCCCGCTGCTCCTCTCCTCTCAGCTTCCTCCCCTGCCCAGCGCGTCCGCCGCGAGTTCACCGTCCCCGGCCCCAGCCCCAGCTCCCGCGCCGGCGCCGCACCACCAGCACCCGCCCAAGCTGAGGAGGCCGCCGCGTCAGGCCGCGTCGTCCGGGAACAACGAAACCCACGCCCGACGGCCGCCGGGGCATCAGCGAGGCGGGGCCGCGCGCCATCGTCCTCCGGCTCCGTCGGCGTGGTGGCGCCGGCTCAACTTCGGCGAGCGGTTCGGGATCGCGCTCGCCGGCGTGGCCGTCGCAATGCAGGCGGCGCTCGCCGCGTTCCTGCTGGCCCTGCgcgcgcggcagcggcggcgagcggcggccgcggggaaggccgaggaggagcaggaggcggctccggcggtggcggcggctgctgctgcgtcgCGGCCCGCGCCAGCGTGA